Proteins found in one Corynebacterium zhongnanshanii genomic segment:
- a CDS encoding PaaI family thioesterase: MNLRKTISNIATQGIENPQLTRRFLNAWAPLFGSGIRITHVADDWSTARIELKLRPWTQNMHGAAFGGSLFAMTDVMFGTMVMGRMGRDYEAWTRTGEFQYISPGRNGAYLEVEFSDTMLEWVRNTVAEDGYCNVPYTSIVKNKDGSVVGIGQQDLHVRPRKNATRVAAPKHAREPRGLVLESLATAVVWHCFRDQPEILTILMSEQRRIPSPEKQMEHVINAALEKSTKSRDDLLALGIPEAYLQKFER, encoded by the coding sequence ATGAACCTACGCAAAACCATCAGCAACATCGCCACCCAAGGCATCGAAAACCCACAGCTCACCCGACGATTCCTCAACGCCTGGGCACCCCTATTCGGATCCGGCATCCGCATCACCCACGTAGCCGACGACTGGTCCACCGCACGCATCGAACTCAAACTACGCCCCTGGACACAAAACATGCACGGCGCAGCCTTCGGCGGATCCCTCTTCGCCATGACCGACGTCATGTTCGGAACCATGGTCATGGGACGCATGGGCAGAGACTACGAAGCCTGGACACGCACCGGCGAATTCCAATACATCTCCCCCGGACGCAACGGCGCATACCTAGAAGTTGAATTCAGCGACACCATGCTGGAATGGGTACGCAACACCGTCGCCGAAGACGGCTACTGCAACGTGCCGTACACCTCCATCGTGAAAAACAAAGACGGCTCCGTGGTGGGCATCGGGCAGCAAGACCTCCACGTCCGACCACGCAAAAACGCCACCCGCGTAGCCGCCCCGAAGCATGCGCGCGAGCCACGCGGACTGGTCCTGGAGTCCCTGGCCACGGCCGTTGTGTGGCACTGCTTCCGCGACCAACCCGAAATCCTGACCATCCTCATGTCTGAGCAACGACGCATCCCTTCGCCAGAAAAGCAGATGGAACACGTCATCAACGCCGCGCTGGAGAAGTCCACGAAATCCCGCGACGATCTTCTTGCTTTGGGCATTCCTG